Proteins encoded by one window of Erythrobacter sp.:
- the apaG gene encoding Co2+/Mg2+ efflux protein ApaG codes for MASLFQHVAVTDGITVRVAVNFMPEQSRIGAGRWFWVYHIRIENGRDDRVQLRTRHWRITDSNGMVNVVDGEGVVGETPALEPGQTHDYVSGCELNTNMGAMEGRYTFAHADGTLFEVAIPYFPLAAPAEQV; via the coding sequence ATCGCTTCCCTGTTCCAGCACGTCGCAGTGACTGACGGCATCACCGTCCGTGTTGCGGTCAACTTCATGCCCGAACAATCGCGGATCGGGGCGGGGCGCTGGTTCTGGGTCTATCACATCCGCATCGAGAACGGACGGGACGATCGGGTGCAATTGCGGACCCGTCACTGGCGCATCACCGATTCGAACGGGATGGTGAACGTGGTCGACGGCGAAGGCGTGGTGGGTGAAACGCCGGCGCTCGAACCCGGCCAGACTCACGATTACGTTTCCGGCTGCGAGCTCAATACCAATATGGGCGCGATGGAAGGCCGTTACACCTTCGCCCATGCCGACGGGACACTGTTCGAAGTTGCGATCCCGTATTTTCCTCTTGCTGCTCCGGCGGAGCAGGTGTGA
- a CDS encoding carboxypeptidase, giving the protein MIRTLLAATFALAALLAAPAQAQSMLEGTFDPAIPTLEQVAGHRSGEQITRPEVVVDYLEALAEAAPERVRLVRYATSWEGRPLYFAVLSSAANMARIDAIRADAQRIGNGGAPGPDSVPVTWLSYGVHGDEISSTDAALVLAYHLLASEGDPLVDMILAESVVIIDPSQNPDGRARFTNSFYAQLGIEASGSRYSAGPDQPWPGGRFNHYLFDLNRDWFAMTQPETRGKVAAVREWQPVVFVDAHEMGGDETYFFPPSADPFNPYITAEQRARQGLLGRNNGAWLDRLGVPYFTREIFDAFYPGYGDTWPMLNGAVAMTFEQSSARGLVWERNDGDVLTYSEGVRNHFVTTLATAETVARNADMFLNDYAEYRRTTAAGAVGNGAYVIDLAQRRWNAEALGQRLVAQGVAVGRVAGPVSACGRSYPEGYLSVSMRQPTARLIRSLLDEDVALPADFIAGQEARRASDLPHEIYDTTAWSVGQMSGLDVAQCASAAAGSALAADAPMPDRAEQAGTFGIAVPWTDSGQVRLVALALREGLRGRTTDTAFSAGGEDFPRGTVVFTNADNGGMLDRLVELAREIGAETRPLASGWVDSGPNLGSDSFRLLSEPRIAMLWDGRISPLSAGATRYVIEQRFGLPVAPIRAATLARADLGDFDVLIAPDSFGIGEAERGAIARFVQAGGVLVSYGDSLAAFTTGDNALFATRRETVLGGEPDEDGDGDGDTAPGTAITDEGEYREAILDGSRQPDTLPGALLNTVVDGENFLAAGYDGAPPTVFADGSLILTPLTLTDGVNVVRYAAAADLVAAGYVWEENRRQMAFKPYMIAQPNGRGLAIGFAHDPAVRGYLDGLDLLLANAVIVAPSRVR; this is encoded by the coding sequence ATGATCCGCACCCTGCTCGCCGCCACTTTCGCGCTGGCCGCGCTGCTTGCCGCACCCGCCCAGGCGCAGAGTATGCTGGAGGGCACGTTCGATCCGGCGATCCCGACGCTGGAGCAGGTGGCAGGCCATCGTTCGGGCGAGCAGATCACCCGTCCCGAAGTGGTGGTCGATTACCTCGAAGCACTCGCCGAAGCTGCGCCCGAGCGGGTTCGCCTCGTGCGCTACGCCACCAGCTGGGAAGGCCGCCCGCTCTATTTCGCCGTGCTCTCCAGCGCCGCCAACATGGCGCGCATCGATGCGATCCGGGCGGACGCGCAACGAATCGGCAACGGCGGCGCGCCGGGGCCGGACTCCGTGCCGGTGACCTGGCTCAGCTACGGCGTGCACGGGGATGAAATCAGTTCGACGGACGCAGCGCTGGTGCTGGCCTACCACCTGCTCGCTTCCGAGGGCGATCCGCTGGTGGACATGATCCTGGCCGAAAGCGTGGTCATCATCGATCCCTCGCAGAACCCGGACGGGCGCGCGCGCTTCACTAACAGTTTCTACGCGCAATTGGGCATCGAGGCATCGGGCAGCCGTTACAGCGCCGGGCCGGACCAGCCTTGGCCGGGCGGGCGGTTCAACCACTACCTGTTCGATCTCAACCGCGACTGGTTCGCCATGACCCAGCCCGAAACACGCGGCAAGGTGGCGGCAGTGCGCGAATGGCAACCAGTGGTGTTCGTCGATGCGCATGAAATGGGCGGGGATGAAACCTATTTCTTCCCCCCGAGCGCTGACCCGTTCAACCCCTACATCACTGCCGAGCAACGCGCCAGGCAGGGGCTGCTTGGCCGCAACAACGGAGCCTGGCTCGATCGGCTGGGGGTGCCCTATTTCACCCGTGAAATATTCGACGCCTTCTATCCGGGTTACGGCGATACCTGGCCGATGCTCAATGGCGCGGTGGCGATGACTTTCGAACAGAGCTCCGCACGCGGGCTGGTGTGGGAACGCAATGACGGCGACGTGCTTACCTACAGCGAAGGCGTGCGCAACCACTTCGTTACCACGCTGGCTACAGCGGAGACGGTAGCGCGCAACGCGGACATGTTCCTGAACGACTACGCCGAATACCGCCGCACGACCGCCGCCGGGGCCGTGGGCAACGGGGCCTATGTGATCGACCTCGCGCAGCGTCGCTGGAATGCCGAGGCGCTGGGACAGCGGCTGGTCGCGCAGGGCGTGGCCGTGGGCCGGGTGGCAGGACCGGTCTCGGCCTGCGGTCGCTCCTATCCCGAAGGCTACCTCTCGGTGTCGATGCGCCAGCCGACCGCACGGCTGATCCGCAGCCTGCTCGATGAGGATGTCGCGCTGCCCGCCGATTTCATCGCCGGACAGGAAGCGCGCCGCGCAAGCGACCTGCCGCACGAGATTTACGACACCACGGCCTGGTCGGTCGGACAGATGAGCGGGCTGGATGTGGCGCAATGCGCTTCGGCTGCTGCCGGAAGTGCGCTGGCAGCAGACGCGCCCATGCCCGATCGCGCCGAGCAGGCCGGGACCTTTGGCATTGCCGTGCCCTGGACCGACAGCGGGCAAGTGCGGCTTGTGGCGCTCGCCCTTCGCGAAGGCCTGCGCGGGCGCACCACCGATACCGCCTTTAGCGCCGGTGGTGAAGATTTCCCGCGCGGCACGGTGGTGTTCACCAATGCCGACAACGGCGGCATGCTCGACCGGCTGGTGGAACTGGCGCGCGAAATCGGCGCGGAAACCCGCCCGCTCGCTTCGGGCTGGGTCGACAGCGGACCGAACCTTGGCTCGGACAGCTTCCGCCTGCTCAGCGAACCGCGCATCGCCATGCTATGGGACGGCCGGATTTCGCCGCTCTCTGCCGGGGCTACCCGTTACGTGATCGAACAGCGCTTCGGCCTGCCCGTTGCGCCGATCCGGGCGGCGACGCTTGCGCGCGCGGACCTTGGCGATTTTGACGTTCTGATTGCGCCGGACAGCTTCGGTATAGGAGAAGCCGAACGCGGCGCGATTGCCCGGTTCGTCCAAGCTGGCGGGGTGTTGGTGAGCTACGGCGACTCGCTTGCAGCCTTCACCACCGGCGACAATGCGCTGTTCGCCACCCGGCGCGAAACGGTGTTGGGCGGCGAGCCTGACGAAGACGGGGATGGGGACGGCGATACCGCGCCCGGTACAGCCATCACCGACGAGGGAGAGTACCGCGAGGCCATCCTCGACGGATCGCGCCAGCCCGATACCCTGCCCGGTGCGCTGCTCAATACCGTGGTGGATGGCGAGAACTTCCTTGCCGCCGGGTACGACGGTGCTCCGCCAACGGTGTTTGCCGATGGCTCGCTGATCCTAACACCGCTGACGCTGACGGATGGTGTCAATGTCGTCCGCTACGCTGCCGCCGCCGATCTGGTTGCGGCAGGCTATGTGTGGGAGGAGAACCGCCGCCAGATGGCGTTCAAGCCTTACATGATCGCGCAGCCCAACGGTCGCGGCCTGGCCATCGGTTTTGCCCACGACCCGGCAGTGCGGGGGTATCTCGACGGGTTGGACCTGTTGCTGGCCAACGCTGTCATCGTCGCGCCGAGCAGGGTGAGGTAG
- a CDS encoding LysR family transcriptional regulator, which translates to MKRTHLPLNALRVFDAAARHLSFTRAADELAVTPAAVGQQIRALEDVLGVVLFRRTSKGLELTEEAGAGLDSLRQGFLNFEDSVQAMQAGQASSNYAIAAPREFYAQWLAPRLAAFRQAYPDITIQLTADEEADFTEANLDLAIRLVEGPGELEGAMLTGGCRVCVAAPDAPEGWISWPTYEPPEGARAVLTVGNAGQVLSSAIAGIGRAWLPLPLVEEALSDGRLVTLGEPEDCRRAYWLLAPRPQWRQKKVRALVEFLTGPVTG; encoded by the coding sequence ATGAAACGCACCCATTTGCCCCTCAACGCCCTGCGCGTGTTCGATGCCGCCGCGCGGCACCTCAGCTTTACCCGCGCGGCGGACGAGCTGGCGGTGACGCCTGCCGCTGTCGGCCAGCAGATCCGGGCACTGGAAGATGTGCTCGGCGTGGTGTTGTTCCGCCGCACTTCCAAAGGGCTGGAACTGACCGAAGAGGCAGGGGCGGGGCTCGACTCGCTGCGGCAGGGCTTCCTGAACTTCGAGGATAGCGTGCAGGCGATGCAGGCAGGACAGGCGAGCAGCAATTACGCCATCGCCGCGCCGCGCGAATTCTACGCGCAATGGCTCGCGCCCCGGCTGGCAGCCTTTCGACAGGCCTATCCGGATATAACCATACAATTGACCGCAGACGAGGAGGCGGACTTTACCGAAGCCAATCTCGATCTGGCGATCCGGCTGGTCGAAGGCCCGGGCGAGCTGGAAGGCGCGATGCTGACCGGCGGGTGCAGGGTTTGCGTGGCTGCGCCTGACGCTCCGGAGGGTTGGATCAGTTGGCCTACCTATGAACCTCCGGAAGGCGCGCGTGCGGTCCTGACCGTCGGCAATGCCGGGCAGGTGCTCAGCTCCGCAATTGCCGGAATCGGAAGGGCGTGGCTGCCGTTGCCGCTGGTCGAGGAAGCGCTTTCGGACGGGCGGCTGGTCACACTGGGGGAGCCGGAAGATTGCCGCCGCGCCTACTGGCTGCTCGCCCCGCGCCCGCAATGGCGGCAGAAAAAGGTGCGCGCGCTGGTGGAATTTCTCACCGGGCCGGTCACTGGTTAA
- a CDS encoding pre-peptidase C-terminal domain-containing protein → MRFGITKTALLIGAAMIMMPATAMAQVNLDAAESDVRVFQGNVQGEAVTYEVTVPAASIMQIDVISTSDLDPIVTVTDAATGDVIAEDDDSGGELNSRVRIRGEEGRRIVISVDSFDATWVEAGETYGGSFDLRLSTSAFTAPQTRAVTYGARETGSFNGEPHLFTFRANAGDMIQVALLSEGSLDPYLELQDARGETIAFDDDGGNGLNSLITHVFDEAGTYTIAAQGYGESTGDYTLRIRERREAMAQLPLQVIGIGDPATGELAAPYLTGTVMPSSILYQLSDAAKAAIRRGNGEVTIRMNAMEGGDPDFGGEIDPFIELGFDTPLGFAVTMSDDDGSGSLNSMLPVDLGLIADQPGLLDMLRIRVQGFGGSGGAYTLEITEGMEARAEGYDYAAEAAY, encoded by the coding sequence ATGCGATTCGGAATCACCAAGACCGCACTGCTTATCGGCGCGGCAATGATCATGATGCCTGCTACGGCAATGGCGCAGGTCAACCTCGATGCGGCGGAAAGCGACGTGCGGGTGTTCCAGGGCAACGTGCAGGGCGAGGCGGTAACTTACGAAGTCACCGTGCCCGCTGCTTCGATCATGCAGATCGACGTGATTTCAACGTCCGATCTCGATCCGATTGTCACCGTCACTGATGCTGCCACTGGCGACGTGATTGCCGAGGATGACGACAGCGGCGGCGAACTCAATTCGCGCGTGCGCATTCGCGGCGAGGAAGGCCGCCGGATCGTGATTTCGGTCGACAGCTTCGATGCCACCTGGGTGGAAGCGGGCGAAACCTACGGCGGCAGCTTCGACCTGCGGCTTTCGACGAGCGCTTTCACTGCTCCGCAGACCCGCGCTGTCACCTACGGCGCGCGCGAAACCGGGTCGTTCAACGGTGAACCGCACCTGTTCACCTTCCGCGCGAATGCCGGGGACATGATTCAGGTAGCGCTGTTGTCCGAAGGTTCGCTCGATCCCTATCTCGAACTGCAGGATGCTCGTGGCGAGACCATCGCTTTCGACGACGACGGCGGCAACGGCCTCAATTCGCTAATTACGCATGTGTTCGACGAAGCGGGCACCTATACCATTGCAGCGCAGGGTTACGGTGAGAGCACCGGCGACTATACGCTGCGAATTCGCGAGCGTCGCGAAGCTATGGCGCAATTGCCCTTGCAGGTAATCGGCATCGGCGATCCTGCCACCGGCGAATTGGCGGCGCCCTATCTCACCGGCACGGTGATGCCGTCGAGCATCCTGTATCAGCTGAGCGACGCGGCCAAGGCGGCGATCCGTCGCGGCAACGGCGAAGTGACGATCCGCATGAACGCGATGGAAGGCGGCGATCCCGATTTCGGCGGGGAAATCGACCCTTTCATCGAACTCGGCTTCGATACGCCGCTGGGCTTTGCCGTAACGATGAGCGACGATGACGGATCCGGCTCGCTCAATTCAATGCTGCCCGTCGATCTGGGCCTGATTGCCGATCAGCCCGGCCTGCTCGATATGCTGCGCATCCGCGTGCAGGGATTTGGCGGTTCAGGCGGCGCCTATACCCTGGAAATCACGGAAGGCATGGAAGCGCGTGCCGAAGGCTATGATTATGCCGCAGAAGCGGCCTACTGA
- a CDS encoding DUF4212 domain-containing protein: MDESPIETDAEAHAAAYWRANLKLLGLLLAIWFAASFGAGIILRDWLDQWSLGGYPLGFWFAQQGSIYIFLALIVIYSVAMRRIERRFDLND; encoded by the coding sequence ATGGACGAATCGCCGATCGAGACCGATGCGGAAGCGCACGCCGCTGCCTATTGGCGCGCCAATCTCAAGCTGCTGGGCCTACTGCTGGCGATCTGGTTCGCAGCGAGTTTCGGCGCCGGCATCATCCTCCGCGACTGGCTCGACCAGTGGAGCCTCGGCGGCTACCCGCTCGGCTTCTGGTTCGCGCAGCAGGGTTCGATCTACATTTTCCTCGCCCTGATCGTGATCTACTCGGTGGCCATGCGGAGGATCGAACGCCGCTTCGATCTGAACGACTGA
- a CDS encoding cation acetate symporter codes for MSTQTLIYLFVGVSFALYIGIAVWSRAGSTAEFYVAGGGVSPMVNGMATAADWMSAASFLSMAGIIAFAGYDGSVYLMGWTGGYVLLALLLAPYLRKFGEFTVPDFIGTRYYSKVARVVAVLCLVIISFTYIAGQMRGVGIVFSRFLDVPVDLGVVFGMAIVFVYAVMGGMKGITYTQVAQYCVLIFAYLVPAFFISFMVTGNPVPQLGLGSEVADGSGLYVLQKLDLVLQDLGFAAYTAGSKSTIDVFCITLALMVGTAGLPHVIVRFFTVPKASDARKSAGWALLFIALLYTTAGPVGAFARLNFVETVNETEYAEAPAWFGNWEANDLLAWRDKDGDGAMQYRPGAAFEGAPVFTEGETGPSGERLLSNPATDTENEVYVDNDIMVLANPEIAQLPGWVIALVAAGGLAAALSTAAGLLLVISSSVSHDLLKKTFRPDITEKGELRAARLAATAAILVAGYLGIYPPGWVAQVVAFAFGIAAASLFPAIVMGIFSKRMNREGAIAGMLGGLAFTLSYIAWFKLVNPEANVAENWLLDISPEGIGVIGMLVNFALAIGVSLLTKGPPAEIGRLVEKIRVPRGAEVPHMH; via the coding sequence ATGAGCACGCAGACACTCATTTACCTGTTCGTCGGCGTCAGTTTTGCGCTCTACATCGGGATCGCTGTCTGGAGCCGGGCAGGTTCCACGGCGGAATTCTACGTCGCAGGCGGCGGGGTCAGCCCGATGGTCAACGGCATGGCCACCGCAGCCGACTGGATGAGTGCGGCGAGTTTCCTCTCGATGGCCGGGATTATCGCCTTCGCGGGCTATGACGGCAGCGTCTACCTGATGGGATGGACCGGCGGCTACGTGCTGCTGGCGCTGCTGCTGGCACCATACCTGCGCAAGTTCGGCGAGTTCACCGTGCCCGATTTCATCGGCACCCGCTATTACAGCAAGGTGGCGCGGGTGGTGGCGGTGCTGTGCCTCGTCATCATCAGCTTCACCTATATCGCCGGGCAGATGCGCGGCGTGGGCATCGTGTTCTCGCGTTTCCTCGATGTGCCGGTGGATCTGGGCGTGGTCTTCGGCATGGCGATCGTGTTCGTCTACGCCGTGATGGGCGGGATGAAGGGCATCACCTACACGCAGGTGGCGCAGTACTGCGTGCTGATCTTCGCCTATCTGGTGCCCGCCTTCTTCATCAGCTTCATGGTGACGGGCAATCCGGTGCCGCAACTGGGGCTGGGGTCAGAGGTAGCGGACGGCAGCGGGCTCTACGTGCTGCAAAAGCTCGATCTGGTGCTGCAAGACCTTGGCTTTGCGGCTTATACAGCGGGCAGCAAGTCCACCATCGACGTGTTCTGCATCACGCTGGCGCTGATGGTCGGCACGGCTGGGCTGCCGCATGTGATCGTGCGCTTCTTCACCGTGCCCAAGGCGAGCGACGCGCGTAAATCGGCGGGCTGGGCGCTGCTGTTCATCGCTTTGCTTTATACCACGGCGGGGCCGGTGGGGGCGTTTGCGCGGCTCAATTTCGTCGAGACGGTGAACGAGACGGAATACGCCGAAGCTCCGGCATGGTTCGGCAATTGGGAAGCCAACGACCTGCTCGCATGGCGCGACAAGGATGGCGACGGGGCGATGCAATACCGGCCCGGTGCCGCGTTTGAAGGAGCACCGGTGTTCACCGAAGGCGAGACGGGGCCATCGGGCGAGAGGCTGCTGAGCAATCCCGCTACCGACACCGAGAACGAGGTCTATGTCGATAACGACATCATGGTGCTCGCCAATCCGGAGATTGCGCAGCTGCCCGGCTGGGTGATCGCGCTGGTGGCGGCGGGCGGGCTGGCAGCGGCGCTCTCCACGGCAGCGGGACTGCTGCTGGTGATCTCCTCCAGTGTCAGCCACGACCTGCTCAAGAAGACGTTTCGCCCCGACATCACCGAGAAGGGCGAGTTGCGCGCGGCGCGGCTTGCGGCCACTGCCGCGATTCTCGTTGCAGGCTATCTCGGAATCTACCCGCCCGGCTGGGTGGCGCAGGTAGTGGCCTTCGCCTTCGGCATTGCTGCGGCAAGCCTGTTCCCGGCCATCGTGATGGGGATTTTCTCGAAGCGGATGAACCGCGAAGGCGCGATTGCGGGGATGCTCGGCGGGCTGGCGTTCACGCTCAGCTACATCGCCTGGTTCAAGCTGGTGAATCCGGAGGCGAACGTGGCGGAGAACTGGCTGCTGGACATTTCGCCCGAAGGGATCGGGGTGATCGGGATGCTGGTGAACTTCGCGCTCGCTATCGGCGTGTCATTGCTGACCAAGGGCCCGCCGGCCGAAATCGGCCGACTGGTGGAGAAAATCCGCGTGCCGCGCGGGGCGGAAGTGCCGCATATGCATTAG
- the acs gene encoding acetate--CoA ligase, whose amino-acid sequence MSDIVPHPAPPADTHCTPEQYETLYRRSVEDPDGFWLEQAERLDWYNRPTRGGEWSFDPVEITWFADGTLNLCHNAIDRHLPELADHTAFIFEPDDPASLSQTITYAELHRQVVRMSNALKALGAGKGDRVTIYMPMVVEGAVAMLACARIGAIHSVVFGGFSPESIAGRIEACDSRFVITADEGLRGTKSIPLKANVDAALAEPDHHTPVDGVLVIRHTGADIPMVEGRDHWLDDLASDDPCPCEVMNAEDPLFILYTSGSTGKPKGVLHTTGGYALWAAASFHYTFDYRPGEVFWCSADIGWVTGHTYVTYGPLLNGGTSLIFEGVPNYPDHGRFWQVIAKHKVNIFYTAPTAIRALMREGDGWVTAHDRSSLRLLGTVGEPINPEAWRWYHDVVGDGRHPVVDTWWQTETGGHMITTFPYAHDMKPGSAGKPFFGVQPLLVDGEGNELHGATEGNLCISASWPGQARTVYGDHARFHEAYFSTFPGRYFTGDGCRRDADGYYWITGRVDDVINVSGHRMGTAEVESALVLHPKVSEAAVVGYPHDIKGQGIYCYVTLMEGEAASDELAAELRQWVRKEIGPIATPDHLQFTDGLPKTRSGKIMRRILRKIAENDFGALGDTSTLADPSLVDALVEGRQNR is encoded by the coding sequence ATGAGCGATATCGTCCCCCACCCCGCGCCTCCCGCCGATACCCATTGCACGCCGGAACAGTACGAAACGCTGTATCGCCGCTCGGTGGAAGACCCCGATGGTTTCTGGCTGGAGCAGGCCGAACGGCTCGACTGGTACAATAGGCCCACGAGGGGCGGCGAATGGTCGTTCGATCCGGTGGAGATCACATGGTTCGCCGATGGCACGCTGAACCTGTGCCACAACGCGATTGATCGGCACCTGCCCGAACTTGCGGACCACACCGCATTCATCTTCGAACCCGACGATCCCGCCAGCCTTTCGCAAACCATCACTTATGCCGAACTGCACCGGCAAGTCGTGCGCATGTCCAATGCGCTCAAGGCGCTCGGCGCGGGCAAGGGCGACCGGGTCACCATATATATGCCGATGGTGGTCGAAGGCGCGGTGGCGATGCTCGCTTGCGCACGGATCGGGGCGATCCATTCGGTGGTGTTCGGCGGCTTCTCGCCCGAAAGTATCGCCGGGCGGATCGAGGCCTGCGACAGCCGCTTCGTCATCACTGCCGACGAGGGGCTGCGCGGCACCAAGAGCATACCGCTCAAGGCCAATGTCGACGCCGCGCTGGCCGAACCCGATCACCACACCCCGGTCGATGGCGTGCTGGTGATCCGCCACACCGGCGCAGACATTCCGATGGTCGAAGGGCGCGATCACTGGCTGGACGATCTCGCCAGCGACGATCCCTGTCCCTGCGAAGTGATGAATGCGGAAGACCCGTTGTTCATCCTCTACACCTCGGGCTCCACCGGCAAGCCAAAGGGCGTGCTCCACACCACCGGCGGCTATGCGCTGTGGGCGGCGGCGAGCTTCCACTACACTTTCGATTACCGACCCGGCGAAGTGTTCTGGTGCAGCGCCGATATCGGCTGGGTCACCGGGCACACCTATGTCACCTACGGCCCGCTGCTGAACGGCGGGACCAGCCTGATCTTCGAAGGCGTGCCCAACTATCCCGATCACGGGCGTTTCTGGCAGGTGATCGCCAAGCACAAGGTCAACATTTTCTACACCGCCCCCACCGCAATCCGCGCGCTGATGCGCGAAGGCGATGGCTGGGTAACGGCGCACGACCGCTCAAGCCTGCGCCTGCTGGGCACCGTGGGGGAACCGATCAATCCAGAGGCCTGGCGCTGGTATCATGACGTCGTCGGCGACGGGCGCCATCCGGTGGTCGACACCTGGTGGCAGACCGAAACCGGCGGCCACATGATCACCACCTTCCCCTACGCGCACGACATGAAGCCGGGCAGCGCGGGCAAGCCGTTCTTCGGAGTACAGCCGCTGCTGGTGGATGGCGAGGGGAACGAGCTCCATGGCGCTACCGAGGGCAACCTGTGCATCTCCGCCAGTTGGCCCGGACAGGCGCGCACCGTCTACGGCGATCACGCCCGCTTCCATGAGGCCTATTTCAGCACTTTCCCCGGCCGTTACTTCACCGGAGACGGGTGCCGCCGCGATGCGGACGGCTATTACTGGATCACCGGGCGAGTGGACGACGTGATCAACGTCTCGGGCCACCGCATGGGCACCGCCGAAGTAGAAAGCGCGCTGGTGCTGCATCCAAAGGTGTCGGAGGCAGCGGTGGTCGGCTATCCGCACGATATCAAGGGACAGGGCATCTATTGCTACGTCACGCTGATGGAAGGTGAGGCGGCGTCGGACGAACTGGCTGCTGAGCTCAGGCAATGGGTGCGCAAAGAAATCGGCCCGATCGCCACGCCCGATCACCTGCAATTCACCGACGGCCTGCCCAAGACCCGCAGCGGCAAGATCATGCGGCGGATCCTGCGCAAGATCGCCGAAAACGACTTTGGCGCGTTGGGGGATACTTCGACCCTGGCCGATCCTTCGCTGGTGGATGCGCTGGTTGAGGGACGGCAGAATCGTTAG